From Danio rerio strain Tuebingen ecotype United States chromosome 2, GRCz12tu, whole genome shotgun sequence:
TGCTCCAGATGAGCAACATTGCTACATCCTGCAGCGAACTCATCTCCCGAGGCTCGGTGGAGATCAGTGTCAAAGATCAGCAAAACAAACCTGAGGGCAACTGGAGCGATTCGGTGAAGGACATCAAGCAGGAGAAGGACACAACGTGTGCCAGGATCTGCGGAGGGAAGAGTGAAGGAAACCCGTATTCTGTTCAGGTTGCAGATTTGCAGTCGGTGCAAGGAGGTATTTGTAAAGTGGAAGGAAAGGAACCGAGGAACCCTGAAGATCCTGATTCATTCAATGGAGAGCAGATTATTGTGGAATTAAATCTGAATAACCAGACTCTGAATGTGTCGAAAGGTTTGGATGGAAGCTCAGCAGCTCAGTCTCCATCGGGACAGCAGCTTTCTGGAAAAGAAAAGAGCAGTGATGGGACTTTTGAAGAATCGAGAAACAATGTGACtttggaggaggaggaagaggaggaggacgGTGAGCAAAGTGAAGATgaggatgacgatgatgatgtGAGACTTGAAGGCACTAGCGAGGATGAAGGCGAGTCTGTTTTTTTGTCGGAAATGAAGAGCCGGGCCTCTGCTCCACTGGTCTCCAAGAGGAGCTGTGCGAGAGCAAGGCAAGAGACGGATCGTGATCCTAGCGAGGAACGTCTGGATCAGGACGGTTTTGAGAGCTTCAGCTGTCTGAGGTGCCCGAAGACGTTCAATAACCGCTGGTACCTGGAGAAACACATGAACGTCACACACAAccgcatgtgtgtctgtgagaagTGTGGCAAACGCTTCCTCCTGGACAGCGAGTTACTGCTGCATCAGCAGACTGACTGCGAGAAGAGCATTCAGGTGAGTCAACACAATGGTTAATCAGCggttagtttagtttagatttGCACTTAACAGCACTCAAATCTTaatggtttttaaaattttagtacCAAACTCGACACTTTTGAAACAcacaagcatatatatatatatatatatatatatatatatatatatatatatatatatatatatatatatatatatatatacacacacacacatatatatatatatatatatatatatatatatatatatatatatatatatatatatacacacacacacacatatatatatatatatatatatatatatatatatatatatatatatatatatatatatatatatatatatatatatatatatatatacatacatacatacatacatacatacatacatacatacatacatacatacatacatacatacatacatacatacatacatacaaatatacatacatatttatattgtaATGGTAACTAGCtggtagtttatatatatatatatatatatatacatacatacatacatacatacatacatacatacaaatatacatacatatatattgtaATGGTAACTAGCTGGTAGTTTAGCTTAGCATTGCAGTCTAATTAGCAAATATTGTCTTAAATAGTCTGTGCATATCACTTCATCGACGTATTCagtcttaattttaaaaagttgcatCAGTTTTTGATTTAAATCAAAAACAATAGTTTTGGACATGCAAGTTAATAAAgcaatgaaaaaaacaaataaaaataaagtatcttGTGTGTGACAAGTTCTGTTTGGTCTGTTCACTTGGCATTCTGCTCCTACACCTGttacatattttttgtgttttgtgttttatgttgAGTTTTTTTCCTCTACACAAATTGCATATAAATagataaaccacataaacaaataCCAGAATTAGTTTACAGGCACAAACTAACTGGAAATTACTAGTTTTCTTCATCCAGTTTTCTGTTTCCAATCCATGTTTATAGAAATATTCTTTCAAAGATACATTAAAATCCtcctttatgtttttattatagctATTTTGTTATTGTCTGCCTTCAAAGCTCCTCTGTAAACTTCAGTTAATGCCAAATTTAGCTGCACAAATTATTTGCAAAAC
This genomic window contains:
- the zbtb47a gene encoding zinc finger and BTB domain-containing protein 47 isoform X2, whose product is MLIVEKTADHPSVEFSIVEDVALHCTFLMDRLNEQRLFQPDLCDVDIVLLHHHKSFQAHKGILAAFSPFFHSLFASSKDLRRVELSLDALKPQGLQQILNFIYTSRLLVSGCNAQDVLRAATVLQMSNIATSCSELISRGSVEISVKDQQNKPEGNWSDSVKDIKQEKDTTCARICGGKSEGNPYSVQVADLQSVQGGICKVEGKEPRNPEDPDSFNGEQIIVELNLNNQTLNVSKGLDGSSAAQSPSGQQLSGKEKSSDGTFEESRNNVTLEEEEEEEDGEQSEDEDDDDDVRLEGTSEDEGESVFLSEMKSRASAPLVSKRSCARARQETDRDPSEERLDQDGFESFSCLRCPKTFNNRWYLEKHMNVTHNRMCVCEKCGKRFLLDSELLLHQQTDCEKSIQCLTCGKAFRKLWSLHEHNKIVHGYAEKKYTCEICEKKFYTMAHVRKHMVAHTKEMPFTCETCGKSFKRSMSLKVHSLQHSGEKPFQCEVCSERFQYKYQLRSHMSIHIGHKQFMCQWCGKDFNMKQYFDEHMKTHTDFQLSSKDLLCSTEERST